From Lysobacter lycopersici:
CCCGCATCGTAGTCGATGGGACGAATCTCGATTCGTCCGCGGCGACGCGCCGTTACCTGATGCTCAACAAGCCGCGTGGTCTGGTGACGACCGCGCGTGACGAGCAGGGGCGCGACACGGTCTATCGCTGTTTCGATGAAACGGACTTCGGCTGGATCGCGCCGGTTGGACGCCTCGACAAGGCCAGCGAAGGCCTGCTGTTGTTCTCGAACGATCCCGCCTGGGCCGCGCGCATCACCGATCCAGGCACCGGGCCGGACAAGACCTACCACGTGCAGGTCGACCGCATTCCCGTCGAAGCCGAATTGCAGTCCATGCGCGATGGCGTGGAATGCGAAGGCGAAGGGCTGCGCGCTGAATCCGCTTCGTTGCTGCGCACCGGCGACAGGAACGCCTGGCTGGAAATCGTGCTGGACGAAGGCCGCAACCGGCAGATCCGGCGCCTGCTGGAAGCACTCGACATCCGCGTGCTGCGGCTGGTGCGCGTCGCGATCGGCGGCCTGCGGCTCGGTGAACTGCCGAAGGGACAGTGGCGTGAATTGACCGCCGAGGAAATCGAAGTCCTGTCATAGGGGCACGGCATGCCGTGCCCTACAAGCGCGTCTTACACGACGCCAAGTTCCTTGCCGATGCGGGTGAACGCATCGATGCAGCGATCGAGGTGCTCGCGCGTATGCGCCGCGCTCATCTGCGTGCGGATGCGGGCCTGGCCCTTCGCCACCACCGGGAAGAAGAAGCCGATGGCGTAGATGCCTTCTTCCAGCAGCCGCTCGGCGAAGCGCTGCGCCAGCGGCGCGTCGTACAGCATCACCGGGCTGATCGGGTGCACGCCCGGTTTGATGTCGAAGCCGGCGGAGGTCATGCGTTCGCGGAAGTATTTCGTGTTGTCGGCGAGGCGTTCGCGCAACTCACCGGCGGACGACAGCATCTCGAATGCCTTGATCCCGGCGGCGACCACGTGCGGGGGCAGCGAGTTGGAAAAGAGATACGGGCGCGAACGCTGGCGCAGCAGTTCGATCACTTCGCGCCTGGCGGTGGTGAAGCCGCCGAGTGCGCCGCCCATCGCCTTGCCGAGCGTGCCGGTGAAGATGTCGATCCTGTCCAGCACGCCCTTCACTTCGGCGGAGCCGCGGCCGGTTTTGCCGAGGAAGCCGGTGGCGTGGCACTCGTCGATGTGCACCAGCGCGCCGTACTGCTTAGCCAGCACGGTGATCTCGTCCAGCGGCGCGATGAAGCCGTCCATCGAGAACACGCCGTCGGTGGTGATCATGATCGTGCGCGCGCCGTCCGCTTTCGCCTGTTTGAGCTGCGTTTCCAGGTCGGCCATGTCGCAGTTCGCGTACCGATACCGCTTCGCCTTGCACAGGCGCACGCCGTCGATGATCGAGGCATGGTTGAGAACGTCGGAGATGATCGCGTCGTTCTCGTCCAGCAGCGGTTCGAACAGGCCGCCATTGGCGTCGAAGCAGGCGGCATAGAGGATCGTGTCCTCGGTGCCGAAGAAATCGGCGATGGTCTTTTCCAGTTGCTTGTGCAGGTCCTGCGTGCCGCAGATGAAGCGTACCGAGGCCATGCCGAAACCGTGGGTATCCAGCGCCGCCTTCGCCGCCGCGATCACGTCCGGATGGTCGGCGAGCCCGAGGTAGTTGTTGGCGCAGAAGTTCAGCACCTTGCGGCCGTCGGCGAGCTCGATCTCGGCCGATTGCGGACTGGTGATGATGCGCTCGGACTTGAACAGGCCGGCGTCGCGGATTTCGTCGAGGGTGCTTGCGTAGCGTTCGGTGAGGGACATGGAGTGAGTGCTCTTGTGGGAGCGGCTTCAGCCGCGATCAGACTTGGGGTCGGGGCTGAAGCCCCTCCCACGGACTCAGTTCCAGCTCAACACCACCTTGCCCGACTTGCCGCCTTCCATCAGGTCGAAGCCCTTCTGGAAATCGTCGATGGGAAGCTGGTGGGTCAGCACCTTGCCGAGCGGGAATCCGCTCAGCACCAGCTGCGTCATCTTGTACCAGGTCTCGTACATCTTGCGGCCGTAGATGCCATGCAGGGTCAGGCCCTTGAAGATGATCTTGTCCCAGTCCACGCCGGCGCCCTTGGGCATGATGCCGAGCATCGCGATCTTGCCGCCGTTGTACATGCAGTCGAGCATGTCGGCGAAGGCGCGCGGGTTGCCGCTCATTTCCAGGCCGACGTCGAAGCCTTCCATGTGCAGGTCGGCCATCACGTCCTTGAGCGAGGTGTTGGACACGTTCACCACGCGCGTCGCGCCCATGTCCGCGGCGAGCTTGAGGCGATAGTCGTTGACATCGGTGACGACCACGTTGCGCGCGCCGATGTACTTGCAGATGCCGGCTGCAATGATCCCGATCGGGCCGGCGCCGGTGATCAGCACGTCTTCGCCGACCACGTCGAATTCCAGCGCGCAGTGCGCGGCATTGCCGTAGGGATCGAAGAACGCGGCCAGCTCGCTGGGGATCTGGTCGGGGATCGGCCACAGGTTCGAGGCCGGCATGACGATGAATTCGGCGAAGGCGCCATCGCGGTTCACGCCGATGCCGACGGTGTTCGGACACAGGTGCTGGCGGCCGGCGCGGCAATTGCGGCAATGGCCGCAGACGATGTGGCCTTCCGCCGACACGCGTTGCCCGACCTTGTAGCCGGTCACGCCCGGGCCGAGGTCGACGATGCGGCCGACGAATTCGTGGCCGATGACCAGGCCGGGCTTGATCGTGCGCTGGCTCCACTCGTCCCACAGGTAGATGTGCAGGTCGGTGCCGCAGATCGCGGTCTTCTCGAGCTTGATCAGGACTTCGTTCGGGCCCGGCACCGGCACCGGCACCTGTTCCATCCAGATGCCCTTGGCGGCTTCGCGCTTGACCAGCGCTTTCATCATCTGCGTCATGGCGGCTGCCTTCGTGGTGGAACGCGAATTATACGCGCCGGGTCCGCGCCGCCCCGTGCCGTCAGTCCCTATCGGCCGCAGGATCGGGCAGTTCGTAGTCGAAGGTGTAGAAATGCGCGCCGTCGACGATGTCGATGGCCATGCGCCCGCGCAAGCTGGCGAGTTCGCCCGTGCCCGAATCCGGGACCACGGTCAGGGACAGGGTCGCCTGGCCGCGGTCGAGGGTCCCGTTGTGCTGGGCCAGGAAGATGCCGCTGCGCCCGTCCAGCGTTCCGGCAATGCGTTCGATCGCCACGTAGGCCGCCGAACCCGGCACGTCGGTGCCGACCGCGAGCATGTGCACCACGCTGGTGGCGTCCAGCGCGCCGTGGAAGCGCTTGTCGAAGCGGACGTGGCCGATCTGCGCGCCGTCGCCGGCGTCGAGCGCGTCCTGTGGCGTGCGCTTCACCTCGAAACCGCCCTTGGCCTGCTTTTGCATCGGTCGCTCCTCAAACCCGGGCGGGCAGTGTGCCCCAGTCGCGCGGCGCTCGCCGATACACTACGCAACCCCTCGCGACGGCACCCCACGAACCGCATGCGCATCCTGCTCGCCCGCCACGGCGAAACGCCGTGGAACGCCGAAGGCCGCTACCAGGGCCAGGAGGACATCCTGTTGTCGCCGACCGGCGAGGCGCAGGCGCGTTCGCTCGGCGAGCGCCTGCGCGAGGTGCGCATCGACCGTGCCGTCGCCTCGCCGCTGGCGCGCGCGCGCCGCACCGCGGAACTGGCGCTCGGTGAAGCGCGCGTGCCGATGCTCGCGTTCGACGAGGGCCTGATGGAAATCGCGCACGGCGAATGGGAAGGCCTGCTCGCCAGCGAGATCCGCCAGCGCGACGGCGAACGCCTGCGCGCCTGGCGCGAAGCGCCGGACACGGTGCAGATGCCCGGCGGCGAATCGCTGCCGCAAGTGTTGCAGCGCGCATGGCCGGCGTTCGAACGCGCGGCATCCGGGCTCGGTGCGGACGACACGCTGCTGCTCGTCGCGCACGACGCGGTGAATCGCGTGCTGTTGTGCCGCATGCTCGGTATTCCCTTGTCGCGGTTGTGGGGCTTCCGCCAGGCACCGGCGACGTTGAATTTGCTCGAAGGCGCGGACGTCGAGCATCTCGATGTCGTCCGTCTCAACGACGCCGGCCATCACACCGCGCTGTTCGGCGAAGCGGTGCACCGCGCGCTGTGAACCGGCGAACGCTGGACGACTGGCTGGCGCGGCTTGAACGCCAGCACCCCA
This genomic window contains:
- the tdh gene encoding L-threonine 3-dehydrogenase; its protein translation is MTQMMKALVKREAAKGIWMEQVPVPVPGPNEVLIKLEKTAICGTDLHIYLWDEWSQRTIKPGLVIGHEFVGRIVDLGPGVTGYKVGQRVSAEGHIVCGHCRNCRAGRQHLCPNTVGIGVNRDGAFAEFIVMPASNLWPIPDQIPSELAAFFDPYGNAAHCALEFDVVGEDVLITGAGPIGIIAAGICKYIGARNVVVTDVNDYRLKLAADMGATRVVNVSNTSLKDVMADLHMEGFDVGLEMSGNPRAFADMLDCMYNGGKIAMLGIMPKGAGVDWDKIIFKGLTLHGIYGRKMYETWYKMTQLVLSGFPLGKVLTHQLPIDDFQKGFDLMEGGKSGKVVLSWN
- a CDS encoding pseudouridine synthase — its product is MPAGRGAEGQLNRIVATRHGLARALSKRGLCSRTQAAEWVRAGRVRVDGRIVRDPEFPTIQGVSRIVVDGTNLDSSAATRRYLMLNKPRGLVTTARDEQGRDTVYRCFDETDFGWIAPVGRLDKASEGLLLFSNDPAWAARITDPGTGPDKTYHVQVDRIPVEAELQSMRDGVECEGEGLRAESASLLRTGDRNAWLEIVLDEGRNRQIRRLLEALDIRVLRLVRVAIGGLRLGELPKGQWRELTAEEIEVLS
- a CDS encoding histidine phosphatase family protein, with protein sequence MRILLARHGETPWNAEGRYQGQEDILLSPTGEAQARSLGERLREVRIDRAVASPLARARRTAELALGEARVPMLAFDEGLMEIAHGEWEGLLASEIRQRDGERLRAWREAPDTVQMPGGESLPQVLQRAWPAFERAASGLGADDTLLLVAHDAVNRVLLCRMLGIPLSRLWGFRQAPATLNLLEGADVEHLDVVRLNDAGHHTALFGEAVHRAL
- a CDS encoding DUF3224 domain-containing protein, which gives rise to MQKQAKGGFEVKRTPQDALDAGDGAQIGHVRFDKRFHGALDATSVVHMLAVGTDVPGSAAYVAIERIAGTLDGRSGIFLAQHNGTLDRGQATLSLTVVPDSGTGELASLRGRMAIDIVDGAHFYTFDYELPDPAADRD
- the kbl gene encoding glycine C-acetyltransferase, yielding MSLTERYASTLDEIRDAGLFKSERIITSPQSAEIELADGRKVLNFCANNYLGLADHPDVIAAAKAALDTHGFGMASVRFICGTQDLHKQLEKTIADFFGTEDTILYAACFDANGGLFEPLLDENDAIISDVLNHASIIDGVRLCKAKRYRYANCDMADLETQLKQAKADGARTIMITTDGVFSMDGFIAPLDEITVLAKQYGALVHIDECHATGFLGKTGRGSAEVKGVLDRIDIFTGTLGKAMGGALGGFTTARREVIELLRQRSRPYLFSNSLPPHVVAAGIKAFEMLSSAGELRERLADNTKYFRERMTSAGFDIKPGVHPISPVMLYDAPLAQRFAERLLEEGIYAIGFFFPVVAKGQARIRTQMSAAHTREHLDRCIDAFTRIGKELGVV